One stretch of Psilocybe cubensis strain MGC-MH-2018 chromosome 6, whole genome shotgun sequence DNA includes these proteins:
- a CDS encoding Aorsin — protein sequence MRVTAFSALLFAACAIAVPSPRSHVVHERRAAEPLEWTRARRLEPHRILPMRFGLAQQNMHRLEELLMQVSHPESPLYGQHYTPAEVVDLFAPSAESIATVTRWLTESGISRDRLRLSSNKGWIHLNVTTAEAEELLQTEYHVYTHPSGDEQIGCHSYSVPAHVKGHIDLIKPTVHFNHRPTANVLQRRSGPNLGAPSIFTGPKKASKAVAITPSLENCDKFITPDCLRALYSIKYKPVATKKNSYGIVEFTPQSFLEKDLDLFFGQVGTRPIPVLIDGAVVQTTEQDFDVNGESDLDLEYAMSLTNPQPITLLQTGDLVEGAGFDNWLDAVDGSFCTFEGGDDPEQDTIPGPESCGIVAPPHTVSVSYLQDESTVTSAFANRQCSEYAKLGLMGTTVFHSSGDNGVAGNGGVCLNAQHQPVKNNGTVFNPGFPASCPFVTAVGATQVNPGSTVNDPEGACEQVIFSGGGFSNIFPLPSFQADAVKSFLKNHPPPFTNGEFNNTGNARAFPDISANGANYVIGIDGNFSLVFGTSASSPVVGSIFTLVNDARLAIGKRPIYNPLFKPAFNDITSGGNRGCGTPGFTATTGWDPVTGVGTPNLSKLLVLALVLP from the exons ATGCGTGTCACCGCATTTTCAGCCCTTTTGTTTGCGGCGTGTGCCATTGCGGTGCCCTCTCCTCGCTCTCATGTCGTCCATGAACGACGAGCAGCCGAGCCTCTTGAATGGACTCGTGCCCGCCGTCTTGAACCCCACAGAATCCTACCTATGCGTTTTGGCCTGGCACAGCAAAATATGCATCGCTTAGAGGAGCTGTTGATGCAAGTATCTCATCCTGAATCACCATTGTATGGACAACATTACACGCCTGCTGAGGTGGTGGACCTCTTTGCGCCCAGTGCCGAGTCAATTGCGACAGTGACACGGTGGTTAACTGAATCTGGCATTTCCAGAGACCGTTTGCGTCTCTCATCCAACAAAGGATGGATACATCTCAACGTTACCacagctgaagctgaagagcTTCTCCAGACTGAGTACCACGTCTATACCCACCCCTCTGGCGACGAACAAATTG GCTGCCATAGTTATTCCGTTCCTGCTCATGTTAAAGGACACATCGATTTGATAAAGCCCACCGTCCATTTCAATCATCGTCCCACTGCCAACGTCCTGCAGAGGCGTTCTGGACCAAACCTGGGCGCGCCATCAATCTTCACTGGTCCCAAGAAAGCTAGCAAGGCGGTCGCGATCACTCCCTCTCTGGAAAACTGCGATAAATTTATCACACCAGATTGTTTGAGGGCACTGTATTCCATTAAATATAAGCCAGTTGCAACAAAGAAGAACAGCTATGGTATAG TTGAATTCACACCTCAATCTTTCCTAGAAAAAGATCTCGATCTATTTTTCGG CCAAGTCGGCACCCGCCCCATCCCTGTGTTGATCGATGGAGCTGTCGTTCAAACCACTGAACAAGATTTTGACGTTAATGGGGAAAGCGACCTCGATCTTGAATATGCCATGTCTTTAACAAATCCTCAGCCAATTACACTTTTGCAGACTGGAGATCTTGTTGAAG GCGCCGGTTTTGACAATTGGCTTGATGCTGTTGACGGGTCCTTCTGTACATTCGAAGGAGGTGATGATCCTGAACAA GATACCATTCCAGGGCCCGAATCATGTGGCATTGTTGCGCCTCCCCATACTGTGTCTGTCTCTTATCTTCAGGACGAGTCCACTGTGACATCTGCTTTTGCAAACAGGCAATGTTCTGAATACGCGAAG CTCGGGCTTATGGGCACTACAGTGTTTCATAGCAGTGGCGATAACGGTGTCGCCGGAAACGGGGGAGTTTGTCTCAATGCCCAAC accaaCCTGTGAAAAATAATGGCACAGTCTTCAATCCAGGCTTTCCT GCATCCTGTCCCTTTGTTACCGCAGTCGGAGCTACTCAAGTAAACCCTGGATCCACTGTCAACGATCCCGAGGGGGCTTGTGAACAGGTCATATTCTCTGGGGGCGGCTTTTCTAATATATTCCC ACTTCCTTCCTTCCAAGCTGATGCGGTCAAGTCGTTTTTGAAGAACCATCCACCCCCTTTCACCAACGGAGAGTTCAACAATACTGGTAAT GCTCGAGCATTCCCTGACATCTCCGCCAATGG GGCCAACTACGTCATTG GTATCGATGGAAACTTTAGCCTTGTTTTCGGGACGTCAGCCTCCTCTCCAGTGGTTGGGTCTATATTCACTCTTGTCAATGACGCTCGCCTCGCTATAGGCAAGCGCCCA ATATACAACCCACTATTTAAACCTGCATTCAATGATATCACCTCAGGTGGAAATAGGGGATGCG GCACTCCCGGATTTACTGC CACGACAGGCTGGGATCCCGTTACAG GTGTCGGTACACCAAATCTTTCCAAGCTCCTCGTGCTTGCGCTGGTGTTGCCGTGA
- a CDS encoding ATP phosphoribosyltransferase, whose amino-acid sequence MPVSFGRVFLPASDIPSFVGKGNVDLGITGHDVILEAEMQDLVVEELRLGFGKCSLQVQVPEAGSIKTVEDLAGKRVVTSFNVLSEQYFKEIDDRLNLQGDQRTKIEYVGGSVEAACALGLADGIESGDTMRAAGLHAIATVLDTEAVLIRSSTPKHPHLKNLIDLITRRISGVIAAAKYVICQYNISRDNLTAALQITPGRRAPTVSPLEEENWVAVSSMVEKKKAATVMDELVAIGAEDVLIFNLDNCRV is encoded by the exons ATGCCTGTCTCTTTTGGCCG TGTCTTCCTTCCAGCATCAGATATCCCTTCTTTCGTTGGCAAAGGAAACGTTGATCTCGGAATCACAGGGCACGATGTTATTCTCGAGGCAGAAATGCAGGACTTGGTCGTTGAGGAGCTACGACTTGGATTCGGAAAATGTTCACTACAGGTTCAGGTCCCGGAGGCGGGGTCAATTAAAACTGTTGAAGATCTTGCGGGTAAAAGAGTGGTTACGAGCTTCAACGTCCTTTCGGAACAATATTTCAAGGAGATCGACGACCGCCTAAATCTCCAGGGTGATCAGAGGACAAAAATTGAATATGTAGGAGGAAGTGTTGAAGCTGCTTGCGCTCTTGGGCTAGCGGATGGGATCG AGTCTGGCGATACAATGAGGGCCGCCGGCCTTCACGCGATAGCCACTGTACTCGATACAGAAGCTGTTCTTATCCGGTCATCTACCCCTAAACACCCACACTTGAAGAATCTCATCGACCTTATCACGAGACGAATCTCTGGTGTGATCGCTGCGGCAAAATATGTTATCTGTCAATACAACATCTCCCGTGACAATCTCACTGCCGCTCTTCAAATCACCCCAGGACGAAGAGCTCCGACTGTTAGCcctctggaagaagaaaactgGGTCGCTGTGAGCAGCATGgtggaaaagaagaaggctgCCACAGTGATGGATGAACTGGTCGCCATTGGCGCTGAAGATGTTCTCATTTTCAATCTAGACAATTGTAGAGTTTGA